In one Nicotiana sylvestris chromosome 8, ASM39365v2, whole genome shotgun sequence genomic region, the following are encoded:
- the LOC104217706 gene encoding protein SYM1, whose translation MSALKNFATHTLSSPSKSRNTQFFSINFSPHITRQNSRQIPTLSAKTSLVRPINAVTEDREVDSTEEISEENEKKDSNGSEFEETKNSLSILLDKDRFLNAAIVLGAGTFAITKLLTIDHDYWHGWTFYEILRYAPEHNWIAYEEALKTNPVLAKMAISGIVYALGDWIAQCYEGKPLLEFDRTRMFRSGLVGFSLHGSLSHYYYQFCEALFPSNDWWVVPAKVAFDQTIWAAVWNSIYYVVLGFLRLESAANIFGELKTTFWPMLTAGWKLWPFAHLITYGVIPLEQRLLWVDCIELVWVTILSTYSNEKSEARISEESLEAKSDSSSSKSPED comes from the exons ATGTCAGCTCTCAAAAATTTTGCTACCCACACCCTCTCTTCTCCCTCAAAATCCAGAAATACTCAATTCTTCTCCATCAACTTTTCTCCGCACATCACCCGACAAAATTCACGACAAATCCCAACTCTTTCTGCAAAAACTAGTCTTGTTCGTCCAATAAATGCTGTCACAGAAGATAGGGAAGTAGACAGTACAGAAGAGATCAgcgaagaaaatgaaaagaaagattCAAATGGCAGTGAATTTGAGGAAACCAAGAATAGTTTGTCCATTTTGTTGGACAAAGATAGGTTTCTTAATGCTGCAATTGTACTTGGTGCTGGTACATTTGCCATCACAAAGCTACTCACTATAGATCATGATTATTGGCAT GGATGGACCTTTTACGAGATATTAAGATATGCGCCGGAGCACAACTGGATTGCATATGAAGAAGCACTGAAAACAAATCCTGTATTAGCTAAAATGGCAATTAGTGGTATTGTCTACGCTCTAGGAGATTGGATTGCCCAA TGTTATGAGGGGAAACCTCTTCTTGAATTTGATCGAACTCGCATGTTTAGGTCTGGTCTTGTTGGATTTTCACTTCATGGATCACTTTCCCATTATTATTACCAATTCTGTGAG GCTCTTTTCCCGTCCAATGACTGGTGGGTGGTTCCTGCTAAAGTTGCATTTGACCAAACCATCTGGGCAGCAGTTTGGAATAGTATCTATTATGTGGTTCTTGGTTTCTTGCGTCTTGAATCTGCAGCCAATATTTTTGGCGAGCTCAAAACCACGTTTTGGCCCATGTTAACG GCAGGTTGGAAGCTTTGGCCGTTTGCTCACCTAATAACTTATGGTGTTATTCCTCTTGAGCAAAGACTCCTTTGGGTGGACTGCATCGAACTGGTTTGGGTTACTATTCTCTCAAC TTATTCAAATGAGAAATCAGAGGCACGGATATCAGAAGAATCATTGGAAGCTAAATCTGATTCATCATCGAGTAAATCGCCCGAG GATTAA